A region of Streptomyces sp. R44 DNA encodes the following proteins:
- a CDS encoding SpoIIE family protein phosphatase: MTARDRGTGRGRPRVQGKAQGKAQGKGQARRTGTGLKSVAGQVFALEALIALLVIAAAVFVTFFQARSDTERDARIRSLAVAEAFAHAPGVDDALASSDPTAQLQGRAEATRRATGVDFIAVLSPSGVRYTDSEPGLIGQKATGDLSRATVDGESFTELFHGAPNDAVRAVVPVYDDGGRLVGMVSSGIEVESISHAVQGRLPLLVGVAGGALAAAVGGAALVSRRLRRQTHGLGPAEMTRMKEHHEAVLHAVREGVLIMDADHRLLLANDEARRLLGLTAEAERRHVSELGLDPRTVELLESGRSATDEVHRAGDRLLAVSVRPTLQHGSESGCVMTMRDTTELAAVTGRAAVARGRLQLLYEAGVRIGTTLEVVRTAEELAEVAVPRFADFATVELLEPVLRGEEPPEGAAASTEMRRTALSGLRPDQPLQPVGDTVHFDVRSTPMAKALNAGHAVVEPELAAAEGWRAQDPEGAAQALAYGMHSLLTVPLLARGVVLGMANFWRADTPEPFGEEDLSFAEELAARAAVAIDNARRFTREHAMAVTLQQSLLPRVLPEQSAVEVAYRYLPAKAGVGGDWFDVIPLPGARVALVVGDVVGHGLHAAATMGRLRTAVHNFSTLDVPPDELLGHLDELTGRIENGDTGSAAGEARRRDEGITGATCLYAIYDPASGLCQVASAGHPGPALVAPDGQVRFPELSPGLPLGLGLGDVPFESMELWLPEGSKLVLFTDGLLEDHGRDIDTGLGLLRSTLARPDRSPEQTCADVLATLLSPTPRDDIALLVAETRLLDRNRIAEWEVPRDPSAVSPVRNAAAAKLSEWGLDGLAFTAELILSELITNAVRYGADPVRVRLLHDRTLICEVSDGSSTSPHLRHAAATDEGGRGLYLVAQYAERWGTRYARRGKTIWAELRVGTNGDEPTATMVVPDLDALEDLAW; the protein is encoded by the coding sequence ATGACGGCGCGCGACCGGGGAACGGGGCGGGGGCGGCCCCGGGTTCAGGGCAAGGCGCAGGGCAAGGCCCAAGGCAAGGGGCAGGCCCGGCGTACGGGGACGGGGCTGAAGAGCGTCGCCGGGCAGGTGTTCGCCCTGGAGGCGCTGATCGCGCTCCTGGTGATCGCGGCGGCCGTGTTCGTGACGTTCTTCCAGGCCCGCAGCGACACCGAGCGGGACGCCCGGATCCGTTCGCTCGCGGTCGCGGAGGCCTTCGCGCACGCGCCCGGCGTCGACGACGCCCTGGCCTCGTCCGATCCGACCGCGCAGCTCCAGGGCCGGGCGGAGGCGACCCGGCGGGCCACGGGCGTGGACTTCATCGCGGTCCTGAGCCCCTCAGGGGTGCGGTACACCGACTCGGAGCCGGGGCTGATCGGCCAGAAGGCGACCGGGGACCTCTCACGGGCGACGGTGGACGGCGAGTCGTTCACGGAGCTCTTCCACGGCGCGCCGAACGACGCCGTACGGGCGGTGGTCCCGGTGTACGACGACGGGGGCCGGCTCGTCGGGATGGTCAGCAGCGGCATCGAGGTGGAGAGCATCTCGCACGCGGTGCAGGGGCGCCTGCCGCTGCTGGTCGGCGTGGCGGGCGGCGCGCTCGCGGCGGCCGTGGGCGGGGCGGCGCTGGTGAGCCGGCGGCTGAGGCGGCAGACCCACGGGCTCGGTCCGGCGGAGATGACCCGGATGAAGGAGCACCACGAGGCGGTGCTGCACGCGGTGCGGGAAGGGGTCCTGATCATGGACGCCGACCACCGGCTGCTGCTCGCCAACGACGAGGCGCGCCGGCTGCTCGGTCTGACGGCGGAGGCGGAGCGGCGGCACGTCTCGGAGCTCGGCCTCGATCCGCGGACCGTGGAGCTCCTGGAGTCGGGGCGGTCGGCGACGGACGAGGTGCACCGGGCGGGCGACCGGCTCCTCGCGGTGAGCGTACGGCCCACCCTGCAGCACGGCTCGGAGTCCGGGTGCGTGATGACGATGCGGGACACCACCGAGCTGGCGGCGGTGACGGGCCGGGCTGCGGTGGCGCGCGGCCGGCTCCAGCTGCTGTACGAGGCGGGGGTGCGGATCGGGACGACGCTGGAGGTCGTACGGACGGCGGAGGAGCTGGCGGAGGTGGCGGTCCCCCGGTTCGCGGACTTCGCGACGGTGGAGCTGCTCGAACCGGTGCTGCGCGGGGAGGAGCCGCCGGAGGGCGCGGCCGCGTCCACGGAGATGCGGCGGACGGCGCTGAGCGGGCTGCGGCCGGACCAGCCCCTGCAGCCGGTCGGGGACACGGTCCACTTCGACGTCCGCAGCACCCCGATGGCGAAGGCCCTGAACGCGGGTCACGCGGTGGTGGAGCCGGAGCTGGCAGCGGCGGAGGGCTGGCGGGCGCAGGATCCGGAGGGGGCGGCGCAGGCCCTCGCGTACGGGATGCACTCGCTGCTGACGGTGCCGCTGCTGGCCCGCGGGGTGGTCCTCGGCATGGCGAACTTCTGGCGTGCGGACACCCCGGAGCCGTTCGGGGAGGAGGACCTGTCGTTCGCGGAGGAGCTGGCGGCGCGGGCCGCGGTCGCGATCGACAACGCGCGCCGGTTCACCCGGGAGCACGCGATGGCCGTGACGCTCCAGCAGAGCCTGCTGCCGCGGGTGCTGCCGGAGCAGAGCGCGGTGGAGGTGGCGTACCGCTACCTGCCGGCGAAGGCCGGGGTCGGCGGCGACTGGTTCGACGTGATCCCGCTGCCGGGGGCGCGGGTGGCGCTCGTGGTCGGGGACGTGGTGGGGCACGGACTGCACGCGGCGGCGACCATGGGGCGGCTGCGGACGGCGGTGCACAACTTCTCGACCCTGGACGTGCCGCCGGACGAACTGCTCGGCCACCTCGACGAACTGACGGGCCGGATCGAGAACGGGGACACCGGGAGCGCGGCCGGCGAGGCGCGGCGGCGCGACGAGGGCATCACCGGCGCGACCTGTCTGTACGCGATCTACGACCCGGCGTCCGGTCTCTGCCAGGTGGCGAGCGCGGGGCATCCCGGTCCGGCGCTGGTGGCTCCCGACGGGCAGGTCCGGTTCCCGGAGCTGTCGCCGGGGCTGCCGCTGGGGCTCGGCCTGGGAGACGTGCCCTTCGAGTCGATGGAGCTGTGGCTGCCGGAGGGCAGCAAGCTGGTCCTGTTCACGGACGGCCTCCTGGAGGACCACGGGCGGGACATCGACACGGGTCTCGGGCTGCTGCGCTCGACGCTCGCCCGGCCGGACCGGAGCCCGGAGCAGACCTGCGCGGACGTGCTCGCGACGCTGCTCTCGCCGACGCCGCGCGACGACATCGCGCTCCTCGTGGCGGAGACCCGGCTGCTCGACCGGAACCGGATCGCCGAGTGGGAGGTGCCCCGGGATCCGTCGGCGGTGTCGCCGGTACGGAACGCGGCGGCGGCGAAGCTGTCGGAGTGGGGGCTCGACGGGCTCGCGTTCACGGCGGAGCTGATCCTCAGCGAGCTGATCACGAACGCGGTGCGGTACGGGGCGGATCCGGTGCGTGTACGGCTCCTCCACGACCGGACGCTGATCTGCGAGGTCTCGGACGGCAGCAGCACCTCGCCGCATCTGCGGCACGCGGCGGCCACGGACGAGGGCGGACGCGGGCTCTATCTGGTCGCCCAGTACGCGGAACGCTGGGGCACGCGGTACGCCCGCCGCGGCAAGACGATCTGGGCGGAACTACGCGTGGGCACGAACGGCGACGAACCGACGGCGACGATGGTCGTACCGGACCTGGACGCCCTGGAGGACCTGGCCTGGTGA
- a CDS encoding cupin domain-containing protein, which yields MNEIETFAPLLTRAATAETTADPSSVMTLLADSGTTGGQLTSYRSSFAKGAVGAPAHFHTRASEMFFVLGGSLQVLVGEELTVLDEGDFLLVPPHTPHAFAAAPGAEADVLFVFTPGMARFDYLRLLGRVMRGEASFEEIKASSEQYDNHYVDSPVWQKALADRA from the coding sequence ATGAACGAGATCGAGACCTTCGCCCCGCTCCTCACCCGCGCCGCCACCGCCGAGACCACCGCCGACCCGAGCAGCGTGATGACCCTCCTCGCCGACTCCGGCACCACCGGCGGGCAGCTCACCAGCTACCGCTCCTCGTTCGCGAAGGGCGCGGTCGGCGCCCCGGCGCACTTCCACACCAGGGCCTCGGAGATGTTCTTCGTGCTCGGCGGTTCGCTCCAGGTCCTGGTCGGCGAGGAGTTGACCGTCCTGGACGAGGGCGACTTCCTCCTCGTCCCGCCGCACACCCCGCACGCCTTCGCGGCGGCGCCCGGCGCCGAGGCCGACGTCCTCTTCGTCTTCACGCCCGGCATGGCCCGCTTCGACTACCTGCGCCTCCTCGGCCGCGTCATGCGGGGCGAGGCGAGCTTCGAGGAGATCAAGGCCTCCTCGGAGCAGTACGACAACCACTACGTCGACAGCCCGGTGTGGCAGAAGGCCCTCGCCGACCGGGCCTGA
- a CDS encoding peptidoglycan D,D-transpeptidase FtsI family protein, with protein MNKTIRNTSVFVLILVLALLGRATWVQAYEGKALADDSKNRRKTIAQYAQPLGNIVVAGSPVTGSKRTEGSDLAYKRTYTDGELYAAVTGYSSQAYGATQLEGIYSHVLDGTDDRLKNPLDAVTRKQQEPGTVVTTIDPAVQKAAYRALGGKKGAAVAIDPATGRILAMVSTPSYDPSRIAGTNDGDAWKRLTTDGDKPLVNRALRQPLPPGSTFKLVVAAAALEDGLYGSVDTATKSPDPYTLPGTRTVLKNENASAPCENATIRTALQYSCNNVFAKMAADLGQDKVRAMAERFGFNDAELDVPVRAYASVYPSGMDKAQTALTGIGQFDVTATPLQMAMVSAAIANDGLLAAPHMVSQVVDSDGDALNSYKDGDTERIVSSSTAEQLRSAMVTVVEKGTGTNAAVGGAEVGGKTGTAQHGENNSKTPYAWFTSYAKDASTGKQVAVAVMIEDSGAARSEVSGNGLAAPVAQKMMEAALK; from the coding sequence ATGAACAAGACGATCAGGAACACGTCGGTCTTCGTCCTGATCCTGGTGCTCGCCCTTCTCGGACGGGCCACCTGGGTGCAGGCGTACGAAGGCAAGGCGCTCGCGGACGACTCGAAGAACCGGCGGAAGACCATCGCGCAGTACGCGCAGCCGCTCGGGAACATCGTCGTGGCCGGCTCCCCGGTCACCGGCTCGAAGAGGACGGAGGGCTCGGATCTCGCGTACAAGCGCACCTACACGGACGGCGAGCTGTACGCGGCGGTCACCGGCTACAGCTCGCAGGCGTACGGCGCGACCCAGCTGGAGGGCATCTACTCCCATGTCCTCGACGGCACCGACGACCGGCTGAAGAACCCCCTGGACGCCGTCACCCGCAAGCAGCAGGAGCCGGGCACGGTCGTCACCACGATCGACCCGGCCGTGCAGAAGGCGGCCTACCGGGCGCTCGGCGGCAAGAAGGGCGCGGCAGTCGCGATCGACCCGGCGACCGGCCGGATCCTCGCCATGGTCTCCACCCCGTCCTACGACCCGTCGAGGATCGCCGGGACGAACGACGGCGACGCCTGGAAGCGGCTGACCACCGACGGGGACAAGCCGCTGGTGAACCGCGCGCTGCGGCAGCCGCTCCCGCCCGGCTCCACCTTCAAGCTGGTCGTCGCGGCCGCCGCCCTGGAGGACGGTCTGTACGGCTCCGTGGACACGGCGACGAAGAGCCCCGACCCGTACACCCTGCCGGGCACCCGGACCGTGCTGAAGAACGAGAACGCCTCCGCGCCCTGCGAGAACGCCACGATCCGCACCGCGCTCCAGTACTCCTGCAACAACGTCTTCGCCAAGATGGCCGCCGACCTGGGGCAGGACAAGGTGAGGGCGATGGCGGAGAGGTTCGGCTTCAACGACGCCGAGCTGGACGTCCCGGTCCGCGCCTACGCGAGCGTGTACCCCTCCGGCATGGACAAGGCGCAGACGGCCCTGACCGGCATCGGCCAGTTCGACGTGACGGCCACCCCGCTGCAGATGGCGATGGTGTCGGCCGCGATTGCCAACGACGGTCTGCTCGCCGCCCCGCACATGGTCTCGCAGGTCGTCGACTCCGACGGCGACGCGCTGAACTCGTACAAGGACGGGGACACCGAGCGGATCGTCTCCTCCTCGACCGCCGAGCAGCTGCGCAGCGCGATGGTGACCGTGGTGGAGAAGGGCACCGGCACCAACGCGGCCGTGGGCGGCGCCGAGGTCGGCGGCAAGACCGGCACCGCGCAGCACGGCGAGAACAACAGCAAGACGCCGTACGCCTGGTTCACCTCCTACGCGAAGGACGCCTCGACCGGGAAGCAGGTCGCCGTCGCGGTGATGATCGAGGACTCGGGCGCGGCCCGCTCCGAGGTCAGCGGCAACGGCCTGGCGGCCCCGGTGGCGCAGAAGATGATGGAGGCGGCGCTGAAGTGA
- a CDS encoding SpoIIE family protein phosphatase — MTAGSFPGTAGRVGVPLDGKGILDVLGVAAVVVDARGRIVLWSPQAETLFGFRADEALGRYVARLIVGEEHREEAMRLFGEVLRGVPTWAGTFPVRHKDGSVRRVEFRNMRLTDDLGDLYALGIAADAAAVERIETELALSDRLVSQSPIGLAVLDTELRYVLVNPALEKINGIPAAEHIGRRIADMLPKVDAEALEAALRGVLATGTPILDHPAMGRTPADPEHEHNWSLSFYRLEGADGRVQGVAASVIDVTERHRADADADRSRRRLALIADASARVGTTLEVERTADELASVVVPELADIAAVDVLDSVLALRRPGAPEEGPELFRALAVKAEGRTEALPAADPPGEVAMYGADRLVTRCVHTGLPVLVEHVGPGDLSRIARNPEAAELLARAGVHSYLAVPLIARGEVLGALDLKRDRNELPFDGDDVLLASELAARAAVSIDNARWYQSVRNSAVTLQRSLLPGSPPQRAGLEIAARYQPAHASSEVGGDWYDVIALPDDKTALVVGDVMGSGIDAAATMGRLRTATCAFADLDLSPAQVLRHLDRITAGLEHYIATCLFAVHDPVRQRCRIANAGHLPPVRVPADGPAELVRLSTGVPLGVGGGVFRTARVPFRPGDLLVLYTDGLIETRTDSIDERLALLVRLLDEERGPLEETCDRLLRALRRPGAPDDVALLIARSTG; from the coding sequence GTGACGGCCGGTTCGTTCCCGGGGACCGCGGGGCGGGTCGGCGTGCCCCTGGACGGCAAGGGAATCCTCGACGTGCTCGGCGTCGCCGCCGTCGTCGTGGACGCCCGCGGCCGCATCGTGCTGTGGAGCCCCCAGGCGGAGACGCTCTTCGGTTTCCGCGCCGACGAGGCCCTCGGCCGTTACGTGGCCCGGCTGATCGTCGGCGAGGAGCACCGCGAGGAGGCGATGCGCCTCTTCGGCGAGGTGCTGCGCGGCGTCCCGACCTGGGCGGGCACCTTTCCCGTACGGCACAAGGACGGTTCGGTCCGACGGGTGGAGTTCCGGAACATGCGGCTCACCGACGACCTGGGCGACCTGTACGCCCTGGGGATCGCCGCCGACGCCGCCGCCGTCGAGCGGATCGAGACCGAGCTCGCGCTCTCCGACCGGCTGGTCTCCCAGTCTCCGATCGGCCTCGCCGTACTCGACACCGAGCTGCGCTACGTCCTGGTGAACCCGGCCCTGGAGAAGATCAACGGCATCCCGGCGGCGGAGCACATCGGCCGGCGGATCGCCGACATGCTCCCGAAGGTGGACGCCGAGGCCCTGGAGGCGGCGCTGCGCGGGGTGCTGGCCACGGGGACGCCCATCCTGGACCATCCCGCGATGGGCCGGACCCCGGCGGACCCGGAGCACGAGCACAACTGGTCGCTCTCCTTCTACCGCCTGGAGGGGGCGGACGGCCGTGTCCAGGGCGTCGCGGCCTCGGTGATCGACGTGACCGAGCGGCACCGGGCGGACGCGGACGCCGACCGGTCCCGGCGGCGGCTCGCGCTCATCGCCGACGCCTCGGCCCGGGTGGGCACCACCCTGGAGGTGGAGCGGACGGCGGACGAGCTGGCCTCGGTGGTGGTGCCGGAGCTCGCGGACATCGCCGCCGTCGACGTCCTCGACTCCGTCCTCGCGCTGCGCAGGCCGGGAGCGCCGGAGGAGGGTCCTGAGCTGTTCCGGGCGCTGGCGGTGAAGGCCGAGGGGCGTACGGAGGCACTGCCGGCGGCGGATCCGCCGGGGGAGGTCGCGATGTACGGGGCGGACCGGCTGGTCACGCGGTGCGTGCACACCGGTCTGCCGGTCCTGGTGGAGCACGTGGGGCCCGGCGACCTGTCTCGGATCGCCCGGAATCCGGAGGCCGCCGAGCTCCTCGCGCGCGCGGGGGTGCACTCGTACCTGGCGGTGCCGCTGATCGCGCGCGGCGAGGTGCTCGGCGCGCTCGACCTCAAGCGGGACCGCAACGAGCTGCCCTTCGACGGGGACGACGTCCTGCTCGCGAGCGAGCTGGCGGCCCGCGCGGCCGTCAGCATCGACAACGCCCGCTGGTACCAGAGCGTGCGGAACTCGGCGGTGACGCTCCAGCGCAGCCTGCTGCCGGGGTCCCCGCCGCAGCGGGCGGGCCTGGAGATCGCCGCCCGCTACCAGCCGGCGCACGCGTCGAGCGAGGTCGGCGGCGACTGGTACGACGTGATCGCGCTGCCCGACGACAAGACGGCGCTGGTCGTCGGGGACGTCATGGGCAGCGGCATCGACGCGGCGGCGACGATGGGCCGGCTGCGGACGGCGACCTGCGCGTTCGCGGACCTCGACCTGTCCCCCGCGCAGGTCCTGCGGCATCTGGACCGGATCACGGCGGGTCTGGAGCACTACATCGCGACGTGTCTCTTCGCCGTGCACGACCCGGTGCGGCAGCGGTGCCGGATCGCGAACGCCGGCCATCTGCCGCCCGTCCGGGTCCCGGCGGACGGTCCGGCCGAGCTGGTGCGGCTCTCCACGGGGGTTCCGCTGGGGGTCGGCGGCGGCGTCTTCCGGACGGCCCGGGTGCCGTTCCGGCCCGGGGACCTGCTCGTGCTGTACACGGACGGTCTGATCGAGACCCGCACGGATTCGATCGACGAGCGGCTCGCCCTGCTCGTACGCCTCCTCGACGAGGAGCGCGGACCGCTCGAGGAGACCTGCGACCGGCTCCTCCGGGCACTGCGCCGGCCGGGCGCTCCGGACGACGTGGCCCTCCTGATCGCCCGGAGCACGGGATGA
- a CDS encoding MFS transporter, translating into MRWSLYLTGVVVSGFGTTAMWLVSGIWVKSLTGSDSLAALASFALWAPVLLGPLLGTLADRVRRRPLLVVLNLAMAVLLPVLLWVESADRVWLLFAVLVLYGAQGSVHDAAEQALVASVVDEGRLGTFNGLRMTANESMKLIAPLVAAGLFTAYGGGPVALLDAASFAVAAVLFALMPVREARPERPEARNWWRETAEGVRLLRASKVLRPLVATGAFTMLLAGVNGAAIYAVVDRGLGHAPAYAGVLYAVQGVGSVLAGLVTGPLLRRIPERTLAAAGLALFALAMGVRGALPYEATALAASAVIGLGMPWVLVAVMTAVQREAPAEAVGRVAATANTLVMAPNALSIALGAGLIAVTDTRVLLPLLAVAGLAWATALVPGARRAGVLVGDDA; encoded by the coding sequence ATGCGTTGGTCTTTGTATCTGACAGGTGTCGTCGTGTCCGGATTCGGCACGACGGCGATGTGGCTCGTCTCCGGAATATGGGTCAAGTCCCTCACCGGCTCCGACAGTCTGGCGGCCCTGGCCTCCTTCGCCCTCTGGGCGCCCGTGCTCCTCGGGCCGCTGCTCGGCACGCTCGCCGACCGGGTGCGGCGCAGGCCGCTGCTCGTCGTCCTGAATCTGGCGATGGCGGTCCTGCTGCCCGTCCTGCTGTGGGTGGAGTCGGCGGACCGGGTGTGGCTGCTCTTCGCGGTCCTCGTCCTCTACGGGGCGCAGGGCTCCGTCCATGACGCGGCCGAGCAGGCCCTGGTGGCTTCCGTGGTCGACGAGGGGCGGCTCGGCACGTTCAACGGGCTGCGGATGACGGCGAACGAGTCGATGAAGCTGATCGCCCCGCTGGTCGCGGCGGGCCTCTTCACCGCGTACGGGGGCGGGCCCGTCGCCCTCCTGGACGCGGCGAGCTTCGCGGTCGCCGCGGTCCTGTTCGCCCTCATGCCGGTCCGGGAGGCGCGGCCCGAGCGGCCGGAGGCCCGGAACTGGTGGCGGGAGACCGCCGAGGGCGTCCGGCTGCTCCGGGCCTCGAAGGTGCTGCGGCCGCTGGTGGCGACGGGGGCGTTCACGATGCTGCTCGCCGGGGTGAACGGGGCGGCGATCTACGCCGTGGTGGACCGGGGACTCGGGCACGCGCCCGCGTACGCGGGAGTGCTGTACGCGGTGCAGGGCGTGGGCTCGGTCCTCGCGGGCCTCGTCACCGGCCCGCTGCTCCGCCGGATCCCCGAGCGGACCCTGGCCGCCGCCGGCCTCGCGCTGTTCGCCCTCGCCATGGGGGTACGGGGAGCGCTGCCGTACGAGGCGACGGCCCTGGCGGCGAGCGCGGTGATCGGCCTGGGGATGCCGTGGGTCCTGGTCGCCGTCATGACGGCGGTCCAGCGGGAGGCCCCGGCGGAGGCGGTCGGCCGGGTCGCGGCCACCGCGAACACCCTGGTCATGGCGCCGAACGCGCTGTCCATCGCGCTGGGCGCGGGCCTGATCGCGGTCACCGACACGCGCGTACTGCTCCCGCTGCTCGCGGTGGCGGGGCTTGCCTGGGCGACGGCCTTGGTGCCGGGGGCGCGGCGTGCGGGGGTGCTGGTGGGGGACGACGCCTGA
- a CDS encoding sensor histidine kinase → MRPVVALFGQRARLRWLHLILGGALFMPFWLVGTLVMGPLLDDGGMFTGSLGVQFGAYAVGLPLAAVVALFPLARPMSVAAARALCGVDADRFADGPARGREARARTAGWFTLHLGAGALISGATLALPPFAVAVMALPFSPGLRESELGRYWGLDRAWIWAAVPEGLLMLLGLAAVAAGTGALLARQAPRLLGPSPADRIAAAERRAAEAESRNRLARELHDSVGHALSAVTLQAGAARRVLDGDRADLEFVREALTAIEETTRRTVGELDWVLGLLRRGEEVEEGVGPGLDALEALVRGAGPRVALTVDGALGSVPEALSREAYRIVQEGLTNTARHAGGAPVTVRLDARTEELEITMENPLPDRPPVTRPDGGRGLRGIAERARLFGGTAEAGPADGVWRLAVRIPR, encoded by the coding sequence GTGAGACCGGTCGTGGCCCTGTTCGGGCAGCGGGCCAGGCTGCGCTGGCTCCATCTGATCCTGGGCGGCGCCCTGTTCATGCCCTTCTGGCTGGTCGGCACCCTGGTCATGGGCCCGCTGCTCGACGACGGCGGCATGTTCACCGGCAGCCTCGGAGTGCAGTTCGGGGCGTACGCGGTGGGGCTGCCGCTCGCCGCCGTCGTCGCGCTCTTCCCGCTGGCCCGGCCCATGTCGGTGGCGGCGGCACGGGCACTGTGCGGGGTGGACGCGGACCGGTTCGCGGACGGTCCGGCGCGCGGCCGGGAGGCCAGGGCCCGGACGGCCGGCTGGTTCACCCTGCACCTGGGCGCCGGTGCGCTGATCAGCGGCGCGACGCTCGCCCTGCCGCCGTTCGCGGTCGCCGTCATGGCGCTGCCGTTCTCGCCGGGCCTCCGTGAGTCCGAACTCGGCCGGTACTGGGGCCTCGACCGGGCCTGGATCTGGGCGGCGGTGCCGGAGGGCCTCCTGATGCTGCTCGGGCTCGCCGCCGTCGCCGCCGGGACCGGGGCGCTGCTCGCCCGGCAGGCGCCCCGGCTGCTCGGGCCCAGCCCGGCGGACCGGATCGCTGCGGCCGAACGCCGGGCCGCCGAGGCCGAGTCCCGCAACCGGCTCGCCCGCGAACTGCACGACTCGGTCGGCCACGCCCTGAGCGCGGTCACCCTCCAGGCGGGCGCCGCCCGCCGCGTCCTGGACGGCGACAGGGCCGACCTGGAGTTCGTACGGGAGGCGCTGACCGCGATCGAGGAGACCACCCGGCGCACGGTCGGCGAACTGGACTGGGTCCTGGGCCTGTTGCGCCGGGGCGAGGAGGTCGAGGAGGGCGTGGGGCCGGGACTCGACGCCCTGGAGGCCCTGGTGCGGGGCGCCGGGCCCCGGGTGGCGCTGACGGTGGACGGCGCCCTGGGCTCCGTACCGGAGGCGCTGTCCCGGGAGGCGTACCGGATCGTGCAGGAAGGGCTGACGAACACGGCCCGGCACGCGGGCGGCGCGCCCGTCACCGTACGGCTCGACGCCCGTACCGAGGAGTTGGAGATCACCATGGAGAACCCCCTGCCCGACCGGCCCCCGGTCACCCGGCCCGACGGCGGGCGCGGCCTGCGCGGGATCGCCGAGCGGGCCCGGCTGTTCGGCGGCACCGCCGAGGCGGGCCCGGCGGACGGCGTCTGGCGCCTCGCGGTCAGGATCCCCCGGTGA
- a CDS encoding response regulator — translation MRVVLADDERMVRTALRVILDAEPGIEVVGEASTGAEAVSVVRAERPDVVLMDVRMPEIDGIRATEQILAGMAEPPRIVVVTTFENDSYVYDALRVGAAGFLLKRAAADELVSAVRLVARSDSLLYPAAVRGLAAEHARRRPPAAAPWAARLTEREAEVLRLVTTGLTNAEIAERMGVGPATVKTHVAAVLSKLGARDRTQAVILAYESGFAGAR, via the coding sequence ATCAGGGTCGTCCTCGCCGACGACGAGCGGATGGTCCGGACGGCCCTGCGGGTCATCCTGGACGCGGAGCCCGGCATCGAGGTCGTCGGCGAGGCGTCCACGGGCGCCGAGGCGGTGTCGGTGGTGCGGGCGGAGCGGCCGGACGTCGTCCTCATGGACGTGCGGATGCCGGAGATCGACGGCATCCGGGCCACCGAGCAGATCCTCGCCGGGATGGCGGAGCCGCCGCGGATCGTGGTCGTGACGACCTTCGAGAACGACTCGTACGTGTACGACGCGCTGCGTGTGGGCGCGGCCGGCTTCCTGCTGAAGCGGGCCGCGGCCGACGAGCTGGTCAGCGCGGTACGGCTCGTCGCGCGGAGCGACTCGCTGCTCTACCCGGCGGCGGTACGGGGCCTGGCCGCCGAGCACGCCCGCCGCCGGCCGCCGGCGGCGGCGCCGTGGGCGGCACGGCTCACCGAACGGGAGGCGGAGGTGCTCCGCCTGGTGACGACGGGCCTCACGAACGCCGAGATCGCCGAGCGGATGGGCGTCGGCCCCGCGACGGTCAAGACGCACGTGGCGGCGGTCCTGTCGAAACTGGGCGCCCGGGACCGCACCCAGGCGGTGATCCTGGCGTACGAGTCGGGCTTCGCGGGCGCGCGCTGA